CGACGCATGTGACATGGGCATGGGCTCTCATATCCTGATTCCATTGACCTGAGGCGGGCCGATTTGGGCAGCGGACATGTGCCGCGCGCCATGATCGGCGCGGAGTGTGCGTGGCCGGCGACGACGATCTGCTCACCGCGTGGGGATACCGACCCGATCGGGAACCCGAACCTCCGCCTGCGTCGTCCGCCGCGACCCCGACTGTCGGCGAGCGTCGGCGGTTGGGCCCCGGTGGCCACATCGATCTCGAATTTCAGGAAAAGCGTGGGCTCATCGCCGCCCTCGTATTCCTCGCCATCTACGGCATCTTCACCGGCGTGCAGTCGGTCGCCTTTCTCTACTTCGGCGACGATCAAAACATGCACCCGGGGTACGCGCGGGCGGCCGTACTGATCAACGTCGGCGTGCTCGCGACATTCATCCTGCTCCTCACCACGCTGCTCGCCCTGCGGATGCATCGGGGCCGCCCCAGCCGCCGCCTCACCGCAGGCGCGCTGCACATCGCCATCTTCACCGTGTTCTCGGCGAACGTCGTCCACATGCATCTGGGCGGTACGCAGCACACCTTCCTGCCGCTCGTCAATCTCGGCGTCGGGATGGTGGCGGCGTGGCTGCTGGGCATGCGCGCGAGCTGGGCGTATTACGTGTTTTTTTCGCTCGCGTATCTGGGCCTGTCGTTGCTGGAAATGGCCGGTGCGCTGCCCTACGCACCGCTTTTTGTTTATGGCGACGAGCTCGGTCGAAATTTCACCGACGGTCGATTCATCGCGTTCAACTATTTTCTCTACTGCACCGTATCGCTGATCGTGATGACGGCGATCGGTTTGTTCGAGCGCGACCGAGACCGACGCGGCCTGATGCTGCGCGAGGCGACCGCAGCCGCGAAACGGGCGATCTCGCAGGTGCATGAACTTCAGAAGCTCATTCCCATGTGTTCGTCGTGCAAAAAGGTCCGCAACGATGAGGGCTTCTGGCGCGACGTGTCGCACTACGTGAACGAGATGGGACAGGGGATGGTGTCCCACGGAATTTGCCCCGAATGCACCGCGAAACTCTATCCGGATTTACAGATGCCGGAGCGGCCGGAGAGAGGCTGAGGACTTCATGGCTGGAGGCAGCGGGAAGTGGCTGCTGGTTGTTGGTGGTTGGTTCTTGGTTATTGGTGAAGCGAGTAATTGCGCGTCAGCCGCCATCTAGTCGTTACGGCGCCCAGTTCGTCCCGCCGCCGAATCCCACGATCACCTGCGCGAAGAACGCATTGAACGCGAAGTCGGGATTGTCGCCGTCCAGGTCGCGGCCCTCGATGCGCCATCCCGACGAAGCGATGTCGCCGATCACGCCCACGCGCAGACCGGTGAACGCCATCGCGTACGCGTTCGGCTCGCCGACGAAGGGGAAAAACCAATCGAGGTGCAGCGCGGCCATGCCCGAGAAGGCGTAGTAGTCGAGACGCACGTCCTGGTTCTCGGCGAGTGTCACGGTGCCGTCGGATTCGCGCGGACCGAGGTTCACGTAACGCAGTCCCGCCTGGCGCGCGAGGGGCAGCGCGGTGTAGTCACCTTCCAGATCGATGGTGAGGCTCGTCGCGCCGACGCCGAGCACGGGATACAGGCGTAGGCCGTGGAAATCGACCGCCACGAACCCGGCGTCGAAGAAGAATGTGTTGCCGATCAGGTCGGCGTCCACCCGCGGACCGCTCGCCTCATCGCGCAGCGCGAATCCCGAGAATCCGAACGTGAGTCGCTGAAAGACGAACCCGCGCAGCTCGCCGCCCGCGCACAGATAGCCGTCATCGAAGGCATCCGTGCCGATCGGTTCCAGATAGTCGGAGACGCCCGACAGGTCGAGCCCGGCGTAACCCACGGCGATCCCCATCTGACCGCCGAAGGCCATATCCGTTTCAAAGGCCGCCGCGCCAGTGGCGCACACCGCGCAGATCGCCAGCGCCACCGCCGCCGCCACTCGGGGAGAAAATGTTTCGCGAGTCATCGCAAGCTCCGCGCCGATTCGGTCCATCATGCCGAATCGTTTGGGGCGTGTCACGACGTGACGCGCCCGGATGTCGACCGTGACGCGTTCAAGTGTCAATTCGCGGCGGCGGCCTTGCGCGGAAATTTCGCCAGCCAGTAGCGTTCCCAGCGCACGCCGTGGGCGCGGCCCATGTCCGTACGTCGATACCCCGCCTCGCCAAGCCATGCGCGGGCGAGCGCCGCGCCTCGGTCCCCGCCGTCGCGCGTGCCGTGGCTTTCGACGATCCAAACCTCGTGAGCGCCGCCGAGAGACGCGAGCAACGCATCGCGCGCCGACGCCGGCATGATCGCGGCCGATTCGCGCGGCAGCGGGTCGAATCCCGGCAGGTCGGTCGGCAAGGCGATCGCGGCGTCCGACCGTTTCGAATAAACGAGGAACGCGTCCTTGACGAAGTGCGCGACCACCAGCGCCTTCGCGTCCGACCGCGCGGTTCGGTCGAATCGACGCACGACCTCGCGCAGGTCTTCGCGGCCCTCGCCGCGGGTGATCGCACCCATCAGCAGTTGCGCCGCGAGCACAATCATCACGAGCGCGTTTCGCATCGCGCCCTCACCGAGTGACGAGATCGCCATCAGAAACAACGCCAGGATCGGCGCGGCGAGCAGCGCGAAGTAGTGCGTGGCGATGAAGACGCAGAACACGAAATGTGCCGCGAGCGCCGTAGCGATCGTGACGGCGACGACCGCGAGCGGAAATCCCGCGCCCATGCGCCCCCCGCTGTCCATGAGCGCGAATCCACCCAAATCCGCGCCCCGGCGCCGCGCCGCTCGCCAGGCGCCCCAGACGATCGCTCCCGCGCCGACCACGGCGCTCGCCGCGCCGAGCCGCGCGCTCGCGAGATAGGCGCTTTTCATGAGACCCGAGACGGGGCTGTGCTGCACGAAAATCTGGATGGACCGGCGCGCAATCTGGTAAGGCGTCGCGTCCCAGCGCACCCATCCGGAATCGGGGCCGAGGCGCGCGAACTGCCCCACCGCCGCCACGAGCCAGGGCGCGAACAGCGCGAGCGCGGCGACATTCGCAATCGCAATTGACCGCGCGGTCATGCGCGACCGACGCCACGCCATCGCGGCGATAGCGAGCTGCGCGATGCACAGATACCCCGCGTAGTAGAACGTGTAGAGCCCAAGCGCGTTCGCGAGCGCGAGCGCCGCCATGCGTTTGCGGCACTCGGGGCGACGGATCACTTCCCACAACGCGAGAAAAGCCGCCGCGCCCAGCATTGCCGACAGGCTGTAGCTTCGCGCGAGGCGCGACATCGAGATCAGCGAGGGATCGAGAAACGAGACGAGCACGCCGAGCAGCGCGCCCGCCTCGCCCGCGATGACGAATCCGACGAGGGCGAACAAGGCGACGAGGATCGTCCCCGCCAACACGGGAACGATTCGGACGCGTCCCTCGATCGTCATCCCCAGATCGAACGAGGCGACAAGACGTTCAAGCGCGGGGAAGAGCGGCGGGTGGACGTCGTCCGCCAGGCTCGGCGCGTCAACGGCCAGGGCATAACGGGCGACGTAGAGTTCGTCGGTGTTCAGCCCGGGTTGGCTGAGCAGCGCCACGCGGGCCACCGCCGCCAACACGATCACCGCCGCCACAAGCGCCCGCACGCGCATTTTCGCCCCGTCCCGTTTCGCTTTGAAGCCCAAAGATGGAAGGCGACCGCCAGTATGAAACGTCCACCAATCGGCACGCAAGCGGCGTGCGTCGATCCGGCGGTCCGCGCCACAAATCGACGGGCGGATTGCGCCGCAAATCGGCAGGAAAGGAAACCCTGAAAAATTTTAGGAAGCGATAAATATCTTGACGAATTCGTCGCCATGGAATAAAAGCCCATTCCGAAGCGTGGCTCTGAGCCCGCTTTGAGTCGGAGTGCGAATGGTGCGGACGCGGAAAACCGAGGAAGTCGAGTTCACACGGGGGCAATTCGCCCGCGCCTCGCTCAAGGTTTTTCTGGAAAAGGGCTTTTTCGGCGCGACGATGGAGGAGATCTCGAGGGCGGCCGGGTACTCGACGACCGCCATTTATAAATATTTCCACGCAAAGGACGAGGTCTTTCACGCCGCGCTCGCGTCGATTTCCCGCGATTTTCTGGAGATTCTCGACGAATCGGTGCCGGCGAGCCTCGATTTTCGGGCGTTTCTGACTTGGAAGATGACTCGGGCGCTGGGCAAAGCCGACAAGGATCGGGACGTCTTCATCGGCTTCATGACGCAGATCGCGATGGGTCCGTGGCATACGGCCACGCACGAAAATATCCGCGAGGCGCACATGGAATTCATGCGGCGGTTCGAGGACTACATGCGGCGCGGGATCGCCGAGGGGGCGCTGGCGCCCGGCGATCCGTCGATCTATGCGTCGGCGCTCGACGGGCTCACGCACGCGTTTATCGAGCGTTGGCTGTTCGCGGGGGCGAACTACGCCCTGACGGACCACGTGGAGACCATCATCGAGCTGTTCCTGAACGGGGTCGGCGCGAGGGGCGGTGTGGCATCATGACTCCGATTCTTGCCGGGTTTTCCTCGAACTTTTCGTCTCATGACGCGTGGTTTCCATTGACATTTCAAGATCTTCATGGACAATGTGACCACCTGACCGCGGCGGTCAACGGTTTCCATGATGGGTCGCTCATGAGCAACAAGGAAGAACGGATTCTCGAGGCCGCCGGCCGGCTTTTCAGCCGCTACGGGCTC
This DNA window, taken from Deltaproteobacteria bacterium, encodes the following:
- a CDS encoding glycosyltransferase family 39 protein, with translation MRALVAAVIVLAAVARVALLSQPGLNTDELYVARYALAVDAPSLADDVHPPLFPALERLVASFDLGMTIEGRVRIVPVLAGTILVALFALVGFVIAGEAGALLGVLVSFLDPSLISMSRLARSYSLSAMLGAAAFLALWEVIRRPECRKRMAALALANALGLYTFYYAGYLCIAQLAIAAMAWRRSRMTARSIAIANVAALALFAPWLVAAVGQFARLGPDSGWVRWDATPYQIARRSIQIFVQHSPVSGLMKSAYLASARLGAASAVVGAGAIVWGAWRAARRRGADLGGFALMDSGGRMGAGFPLAVVAVTIATALAAHFVFCVFIATHYFALLAAPILALFLMAISSLGEGAMRNALVMIVLAAQLLMGAITRGEGREDLREVVRRFDRTARSDAKALVVAHFVKDAFLVYSKRSDAAIALPTDLPGFDPLPRESAAIMPASARDALLASLGGAHEVWIVESHGTRDGGDRGAALARAWLGEAGYRRTDMGRAHGVRWERYWLAKFPRKAAAAN
- a CDS encoding TetR/AcrR family transcriptional regulator is translated as MRTRKTEEVEFTRGQFARASLKVFLEKGFFGATMEEISRAAGYSTTAIYKYFHAKDEVFHAALASISRDFLEILDESVPASLDFRAFLTWKMTRALGKADKDRDVFIGFMTQIAMGPWHTATHENIREAHMEFMRRFEDYMRRGIAEGALAPGDPSIYASALDGLTHAFIERWLFAGANYALTDHVETIIELFLNGVGARGGVAS